Proteins from a single region of Pseudopedobacter saltans DSM 12145:
- a CDS encoding aminotransferase-like domain-containing protein, with the protein MDSPVEIPFKSFIQIDRKSEVAVFMQIANQLIYAIQRNLVLPGTKLPGTRVLGELLDVHRNTITAVYDELYAQGWVEIKPNQGTFISSELPFTEKLRSGMPEYVYPQQTGFTFRKSNLLDNPFENTTCDYVFNDGVPDVRLTQLNDISRFYSANIKRRSNRKRMGYYNQEGSEYFKYQLSYYLNLSRGLPVSTNNLLITRSIEMSLFIISEILLSAQDTVVVGRLSYFSANMIFQKSGARIKTIPVDEEGIDTDALQKLCEQQQIRMVYVTPHHHYPTTVSLSVPRRMELLRLANHYGFVIVEDDYDYDFRYDKQPLLPLTGANATGMVIYVGSFGKSLAPGFRTGFIVAPDNLMREMRKYLGIIDRQGDIVMEQALGEMIEDGVIHRHLKKSLKIYQERRDFMADLLTNDFEEYLSFQKPNGGLAFWLRWEKPVNLLQMSYQCAKSNLFIPKTLLYQTKDLSGMRLGFGSMDEGEIKESLGILKRCCSDL; encoded by the coding sequence ATGGATAGTCCGGTTGAGATACCTTTTAAAAGTTTTATACAGATTGACCGAAAATCGGAGGTAGCGGTGTTTATGCAAATTGCCAATCAGCTGATTTATGCCATTCAGAGAAATCTGGTTTTACCAGGAACAAAATTACCAGGAACCAGAGTTTTAGGTGAATTGCTGGATGTGCATCGCAATACCATTACTGCTGTTTATGACGAACTTTATGCACAGGGTTGGGTAGAAATAAAACCGAATCAGGGAACTTTTATAAGTTCCGAACTACCTTTCACAGAAAAATTGCGATCGGGAATGCCCGAATATGTTTATCCACAACAGACAGGATTTACTTTCAGAAAATCTAATTTACTGGATAACCCTTTTGAAAATACCACCTGTGATTACGTTTTTAATGATGGCGTACCTGATGTCCGTTTAACCCAGTTGAATGACATTTCTCGATTTTACAGTGCGAATATCAAACGGCGAAGCAACCGAAAAAGAATGGGTTATTATAACCAGGAAGGAAGTGAATATTTTAAATATCAATTATCCTATTACCTTAATTTGTCGCGTGGCCTCCCTGTTTCGACTAATAATTTGCTGATTACCCGCAGTATTGAAATGAGTTTGTTTATCATCTCGGAAATCCTGCTTTCTGCACAAGACACAGTTGTGGTGGGAAGATTGAGTTATTTTTCGGCAAATATGATCTTTCAAAAATCGGGAGCGCGAATAAAAACTATTCCGGTAGACGAAGAGGGAATTGACACCGATGCTTTACAAAAACTATGCGAACAGCAGCAGATTAGAATGGTGTATGTTACACCACATCATCATTATCCAACGACTGTAAGTTTAAGCGTACCAAGAAGGATGGAGCTGTTGAGATTGGCGAATCACTATGGTTTTGTGATTGTAGAAGATGACTATGACTATGATTTTCGTTATGATAAACAGCCGCTTTTACCATTGACCGGTGCAAATGCAACGGGTATGGTAATTTATGTTGGGTCTTTTGGGAAATCCCTGGCTCCGGGCTTTCGTACCGGATTTATTGTTGCGCCGGATAACCTGATGCGCGAAATGCGTAAATATCTGGGAATTATAGATCGTCAGGGCGATATTGTAATGGAGCAGGCGTTGGGGGAGATGATTGAGGATGGGGTGATTCACCGACACCTGAAGAAATCATTGAAAATCTATCAGGAACGCAGGGATTTTATGGCCGATTTATTAACGAATGATTTTGAGGAATATCTGAGTTTTCAAAAACCAAATGGCGGTTTAGCGTTTTGGTTGCGCTGGGAAAAACCTGTTAATTTATTACAGATGAGCTATCAATGTGCAAAATCCAATCTTTTTATACCTAAAACTTTACTTTATCAAACTAAAGACCTGTCCGGAATGAGATTGGGTTTTGGGAGCATGGATGAAGGAGAAATAAAAGAAAGCCTGGGGATTTTGAAAAGATGTTGCTCGGATTTGTAA
- the era gene encoding GTPase Era: MSHKAGFVSIVGKPNAGKSTLMNTLVGEKMAIITSKAQTTRHRIIGIVNEEDYQIVFSDTPGIIKPAYKLQESMMDAVQGSLVDADILLFVTDINEKHDEQDVLDKIKGSTAKLLVLINKIDESTQEKVEEKINYWRDKLNPDGIVGISALHNYNVEQIMGFIKDNLPEHPPYYDKDELTTRSERFFVSEMIREKIFKFYKKEIPYSTEVLVTSFKESKNLIKISAEVVVERESQKNILIGTGGSMLKKIGTYARQDMEDFLQKKVFLEIFVKVIPDWRNRGNYLKSFGYEE, from the coding sequence ATGTCGCACAAAGCAGGTTTCGTAAGCATCGTAGGAAAGCCAAACGCAGGTAAATCAACATTGATGAACACACTGGTAGGAGAGAAAATGGCCATTATTACGTCAAAAGCTCAAACAACCAGACATCGTATTATAGGAATTGTAAATGAAGAAGATTATCAGATCGTCTTTTCGGATACACCAGGTATTATAAAACCAGCCTATAAATTGCAGGAGTCTATGATGGATGCAGTACAGGGTTCGTTGGTGGATGCGGACATATTGTTGTTTGTAACCGATATTAATGAAAAACACGACGAACAGGATGTGTTAGATAAAATCAAAGGGTCAACAGCAAAATTATTGGTGCTCATCAATAAAATCGATGAGTCTACCCAGGAAAAGGTGGAGGAAAAGATAAATTATTGGAGAGATAAATTAAATCCTGATGGAATAGTAGGCATTTCTGCGCTGCATAATTATAATGTAGAACAGATTATGGGTTTTATAAAAGATAATTTGCCGGAGCATCCACCATATTACGATAAAGACGAACTTACCACACGAAGTGAAAGGTTTTTTGTTTCGGAGATGATCAGAGAGAAAATCTTTAAATTTTATAAAAAAGAAATCCCTTATAGTACAGAAGTTTTGGTCACTTCTTTTAAAGAGAGCAAAAACCTGATTAAAATAAGTGCAGAGGTAGTGGTGGAACGAGAGTCACAAAAAAATATTTTGATTGGTACGGGTGGTTCTATGTTAAAGAAGATTGGGACCTATGCCAGACAGGATATGGAAGATTTTTTGCAGAAAAAGGTATTTCTTGAAATTTTTGTGAAAGTGATTCCTGATTGGAGAAACAGGGGTAATTACCTGAAAAGTTTTGGCTACGAAGAATAG
- the der gene encoding ribosome biogenesis GTPase Der, with protein MGNIVAIVGRPNVGKSTLYNRLTETRKAIVDDMSGVTRDRHYGLAEWTDKTFTVIDTGGYVANSEDIFEIAIREQVLIAIEEATAIIFMVDVTTGITDLDDDIAGILRRSKKPVFVTANKVDNNMLLAEAAQFYSFGLGEIYSLSSMTGSGTGELLDDVIKTFDETEEIQNELPVYAIVGRPNVGKSSMINALLGKDRNIVTNVAGTTRDSIHIHYKQFGHDFMLVDTAGLRKKTKVRENIEFYSVMRTIGALEEADVIILMLDATEGIESQDINIFHLAEKNRKGLVLVVNKWDLVEKDHKTAKAFEQKINEKIAPFTDVPIIFTSVTEKQRIFKVLEAAQKVYDNRKKKISTSKLNDFLLPIIENTPPPATKGKHIKIKYITQISASTPMFAFFCNLPQYIKDPYKRFLENKLREQFDFTGVPIQLFFRQK; from the coding sequence ATGGGAAATATAGTAGCGATCGTCGGGAGACCGAACGTAGGAAAGTCGACTTTGTACAATAGGCTTACGGAAACGCGTAAGGCCATTGTAGACGACATGAGCGGGGTAACCCGTGACAGACATTATGGATTGGCAGAATGGACAGATAAAACCTTTACGGTAATTGATACTGGAGGGTATGTTGCCAACTCAGAGGATATTTTTGAAATTGCGATCAGAGAACAGGTTTTAATAGCTATCGAAGAGGCCACCGCAATTATTTTTATGGTAGATGTTACTACTGGAATCACTGATTTAGATGATGACATTGCTGGCATTCTGAGAAGAAGTAAAAAGCCGGTTTTTGTGACCGCTAATAAAGTAGACAACAATATGTTGTTGGCAGAAGCAGCACAATTCTATAGTTTTGGATTGGGTGAAATCTATTCTCTTTCGTCTATGACAGGCTCAGGAACAGGTGAGTTGTTAGATGACGTGATTAAAACTTTTGATGAAACTGAGGAAATTCAAAATGAATTACCTGTTTATGCAATTGTTGGAAGACCGAATGTGGGTAAATCATCCATGATTAATGCGTTGTTGGGTAAAGATAGAAATATAGTTACCAATGTAGCAGGAACTACCAGAGACTCTATTCATATCCACTACAAGCAATTTGGACATGATTTTATGCTGGTGGATACGGCAGGTTTACGTAAGAAGACCAAAGTAAGGGAAAATATAGAGTTTTATTCTGTAATGCGTACTATAGGCGCTTTGGAGGAAGCAGATGTTATAATCCTTATGTTAGATGCCACGGAAGGAATAGAGTCGCAAGACATCAATATATTCCATTTAGCGGAAAAGAATCGTAAGGGGCTGGTTTTGGTTGTTAATAAATGGGATTTGGTAGAGAAAGATCACAAAACGGCCAAAGCCTTTGAACAGAAGATCAATGAGAAAATAGCTCCATTTACTGACGTTCCGATTATTTTTACGTCAGTTACAGAAAAACAGCGTATTTTTAAGGTTTTAGAGGCTGCACAAAAGGTTTATGACAATAGGAAGAAAAAAATCAGTACTTCTAAACTGAACGATTTCCTATTACCGATTATTGAGAATACTCCTCCGCCAGCAACAAAAGGAAAGCATATCAAAATCAAATATATTACACAGATTAGTGCATCTACACCAATGTTTGCCTTTTTCTGTAATCTTCCGCAATATATAAAAGACCCGTATAAACGTTTTTTAGAAAATAAGCTGAGGGAACAATTTGATTTTACTGGAGTTCCTATTCAATTATTCTTTAGACAGAAATAA
- a CDS encoding sodium/sugar symporter — MNTLQTSDYIVFLIYFLIVAGYGLWIYNRKKAESASSKDYFLAEGSLTWWAIGASLIASNISAEQFIGMSGSGFTLGLAIAAYEWMAAATLIIVAIFFIPVYLKNKIFTMPQFLNQRYNGTVAMIMAVFWLLLYVVVNLTSILYLGALAITSISGLDLTLCMYALAIFSIVITLGGMKVIGFTDVIQVFFLILGGLITTYLALNLVSDAHGVQGTLNGFTILTKEAPDHFHMIFDKTSPHYLDVPGLTMLVGGLWIVNLNYWGCNQYITQRALGADLKTARNGILFAAFLKMLMPIIVVLPGIAAFVLYQKGFFHAEMMQAGEINPDKAYPVLLNLLPTGLKGLSFAALTAAIVASLAGKANSIATIFTLDVYQKKLNPTASEANLVKVGKITVIISMILAVIIAPYLGIDKKGGFQYIQEYTGFVSPGIFAMFILGFFWKKATSNAALFATIGGFLLSVFFKVLPTMMDLSFLYDFGFAVKSASSGLYEIPFLDRMGFVFVICIVGMIIISLIDNKRGVTPQGLEVDTKMFNAHPGFIVGSLIIILLLVALYSVYW, encoded by the coding sequence ATGAATACACTTCAGACGTCAGATTACATTGTATTTCTGATCTACTTCCTGATCGTAGCGGGTTACGGTCTATGGATTTACAACCGAAAAAAAGCAGAAAGTGCTAGTTCTAAAGATTATTTCTTAGCAGAGGGTTCACTTACATGGTGGGCTATCGGTGCTTCTTTAATTGCATCTAACATCTCTGCGGAGCAATTCATTGGAATGAGCGGATCTGGCTTTACATTAGGGTTAGCGATTGCGGCCTACGAATGGATGGCGGCAGCAACATTAATTATTGTGGCTATATTTTTCATTCCGGTATATCTTAAAAATAAGATATTTACCATGCCACAATTTCTTAATCAGCGTTACAATGGGACAGTAGCCATGATCATGGCTGTTTTCTGGTTATTGCTTTACGTTGTTGTTAATTTAACTTCTATCCTTTACCTGGGAGCGCTTGCCATTACCAGTATTTCAGGATTGGATTTAACGCTATGTATGTATGCCTTAGCCATCTTCTCTATCGTAATTACTTTAGGAGGAATGAAAGTTATCGGATTTACAGATGTTATCCAGGTTTTCTTCTTAATTCTTGGTGGCTTAATAACTACTTATCTTGCTTTAAATCTTGTTTCAGATGCACATGGGGTACAGGGCACACTTAATGGTTTTACTATTTTAACCAAAGAAGCACCTGACCATTTCCATATGATTTTTGATAAAACGAGTCCGCATTATCTAGATGTACCGGGTTTAACCATGCTAGTCGGAGGTCTTTGGATTGTGAACTTAAACTATTGGGGTTGTAACCAATACATCACTCAAAGAGCTTTGGGAGCTGATTTAAAAACAGCAAGAAACGGTATTTTATTTGCAGCTTTCTTGAAAATGTTAATGCCTATCATTGTGGTATTACCAGGGATTGCGGCATTTGTTCTTTACCAAAAAGGATTTTTTCACGCAGAAATGATGCAAGCTGGAGAAATCAACCCTGATAAAGCATATCCAGTATTATTGAACTTACTTCCTACGGGTTTAAAAGGTCTTTCTTTTGCGGCTTTAACTGCAGCAATTGTAGCTTCTTTAGCCGGTAAAGCAAACAGTATAGCAACTATTTTCACATTAGACGTTTACCAGAAAAAACTAAATCCAACTGCTTCTGAAGCAAACCTGGTAAAGGTTGGTAAAATTACGGTAATCATTTCTATGATTTTAGCTGTTATCATTGCTCCCTACTTAGGAATAGATAAAAAAGGTGGTTTCCAATATATTCAGGAGTATACAGGTTTCGTATCACCAGGTATCTTCGCTATGTTTATCCTAGGTTTCTTCTGGAAGAAAGCAACTTCAAACGCAGCGTTATTCGCAACAATCGGGGGTTTCCTATTATCTGTATTCTTCAAAGTATTACCTACTATGATGGATCTTTCTTTCCTATACGATTTCGGATTTGCAGTTAAGAGTGCTTCCTCTGGCTTGTATGAAATTCCTTTCTTGGATAGAATGGGTTTTGTATTCGTGATCTGTATCGTAGGTATGATCATCATTTCTCTGATAGATAATAAACGAGGAGTTACTCCACAAGGTTTAGAGGTTGACACGAAGATGTTCAATGCTCACCCTGGGTTTATTGTAGGTTCATTAATCATTATATTATTATTAGTTGCCCTATACTCTGTATATTGGTAA
- the xylA gene encoding xylose isomerase — protein MSIITGETEFFKGIGKIQYEGKESKNPLAFRFYDENRIVGGKTMKEHLKFACAYWHSFCGNGADPFGEPTHIFPWDAKKDPIERAKDKMDAAFEFITKMNIPYYCFHDVDVVDYGTDILENERRLQALVEYAQQKQKESGVKLLWGTANLFSNRRYMNGAITNPDFHVLTHGAAQVKAAIDATIALGGENYVFWGGREGYMSLLNTDMKREKEHFAKFLHTVKDYARKNGFKGTFFIEPKPCEPSKHQYDYDAETVIGFLRQYDLLNDFKLNLEVNHATLAGHTFQHELQVAVDAGLLGSIDANRGDYQNGWDTDQFPNNINELVESMLIILSGGGLQGGGVNFDAKIRRNSTDPEDLFYAHVGGMDIFAKALLVADEILSNSDYNKIRTERYASFDSGKGKEFEEGKLSLEDLKAYAISNGEPKMRSGKQEFLENVINNYIF, from the coding sequence ATGTCAATCATTACAGGAGAAACCGAATTTTTTAAAGGGATTGGAAAAATTCAATATGAAGGAAAAGAATCTAAAAACCCATTGGCTTTTAGATTTTATGACGAAAACAGAATAGTTGGCGGTAAAACGATGAAAGAGCACTTGAAATTTGCTTGTGCTTATTGGCATTCGTTCTGTGGGAATGGTGCAGATCCTTTTGGAGAACCTACTCATATATTTCCTTGGGATGCAAAAAAAGATCCTATTGAGAGAGCAAAGGATAAAATGGATGCTGCTTTTGAGTTTATCACGAAAATGAATATTCCTTACTATTGTTTCCATGATGTTGACGTGGTTGATTACGGAACAGATATTCTTGAAAACGAAAGAAGACTACAGGCTTTAGTAGAGTATGCGCAGCAGAAACAAAAAGAAAGCGGAGTAAAATTACTTTGGGGTACAGCCAATTTGTTTTCTAACAGAAGATACATGAATGGTGCTATTACCAACCCGGATTTTCATGTATTAACACATGGCGCTGCACAAGTTAAAGCCGCAATCGATGCTACCATAGCCTTAGGAGGAGAAAATTATGTTTTCTGGGGCGGCAGAGAAGGTTATATGTCTTTATTAAATACGGACATGAAACGTGAGAAAGAACATTTCGCAAAATTCTTACATACTGTAAAAGACTATGCTAGAAAAAATGGTTTCAAAGGGACTTTCTTTATTGAACCAAAACCTTGCGAACCATCTAAACATCAATATGATTACGATGCGGAAACAGTTATCGGATTTTTAAGACAATACGATTTATTGAATGATTTCAAATTAAATCTGGAAGTTAACCATGCTACACTAGCCGGACATACTTTCCAACATGAATTGCAAGTTGCCGTAGATGCTGGTTTATTGGGGTCTATTGATGCAAACAGAGGTGACTACCAAAACGGATGGGACACCGATCAATTCCCTAACAACATCAACGAACTGGTTGAATCTATGCTGATTATCCTTAGCGGTGGTGGTTTACAAGGCGGAGGTGTAAACTTCGACGCAAAAATCAGGAGAAACTCTACAGATCCGGAAGATTTATTCTACGCACATGTTGGCGGCATGGATATCTTCGCTAAAGCACTGCTGGTTGCTGATGAAATTCTTTCAAATTCTGACTATAATAAAATAAGAACTGAGAGATACGCTTCGTTTGATTCTGGAAAAGGAAAAGAGTTTGAAGAAGGTAAATTGAGCTTAGAAGATTTAAAAGCATATGCAATTAGTAATGGCGAACCTAAAATGAGAAGCGGTAAGCAAGAATTTTTAGAAAACGTTATTAATAATTATATTTTTTGA
- a CDS encoding xylulokinase, translating to MLFLGIDLGTSSIKVSVVEANSQKTLCSVHYPETEEEIISTQVGWAEQSPEKWWQNTVLAIQKAHATKKYNPADIAAIGIAYQMHGLVVVDKQHTPLRNSIIWCDSRAVEIGNEAFKSIGQSYSLKHHLNSPGNFTASKLAWVKEHEPEVYEKIYKIMLPGDFIATKLTGEISSSISSLSEGVFWDFKNNRLSESILTYFEFEKSLLPEVKPVFSEHGKINSEIAKELGLSGDVKVTYKAGDQPNNALSLNVLEPGEVASTAGTSGVIYGVSDQLVYDNESRINTFAHVNYLQDKIRTGVLLCINGTGILYSWAKKLLTKELSYPEMNKMAQSISTGSNGLRVLPFGNGAERMLNNKLVGAHIENIDLNQHGTAHILKAMQEGIAFSFRYGLDIMKENGLDPKIIKAGNSNLFLSEVFQRDYVNATGVPVELYENDGSVGAALGAGIGLGYYKTPSEAFKNIRKIKTIEPDETAKYEEIYQEWKELQLLNKKLKAI from the coding sequence ATGCTTTTTTTAGGTATAGATTTGGGTACGTCTTCTATAAAAGTCTCTGTTGTAGAAGCTAATTCTCAAAAAACGCTATGCTCAGTACATTATCCAGAAACTGAAGAAGAGATTATCTCTACGCAGGTTGGATGGGCGGAACAAAGTCCCGAAAAATGGTGGCAAAACACCGTGCTTGCGATACAAAAAGCGCATGCAACAAAAAAATATAACCCCGCTGATATTGCTGCTATTGGCATTGCGTATCAGATGCATGGGCTTGTTGTGGTAGATAAACAACATACACCTCTTAGGAATTCAATAATCTGGTGTGATAGCCGGGCAGTTGAAATAGGCAACGAAGCTTTTAAAAGCATTGGACAGTCTTATAGCTTAAAACACCATTTAAACTCTCCCGGAAATTTTACCGCTTCAAAACTGGCATGGGTTAAAGAGCATGAACCCGAGGTTTATGAAAAGATATACAAAATCATGCTTCCGGGTGATTTCATCGCAACAAAACTAACGGGAGAGATAAGCTCAAGTATCAGTTCTTTATCCGAAGGAGTTTTTTGGGATTTCAAAAACAATCGATTGTCTGAATCAATACTGACGTATTTTGAATTTGAGAAATCTTTACTTCCAGAGGTAAAACCTGTTTTCTCCGAACATGGCAAAATCAATTCTGAAATCGCAAAAGAACTGGGCCTTTCGGGGGATGTAAAAGTAACATATAAAGCTGGAGACCAACCAAATAATGCACTTTCTCTAAATGTATTGGAACCAGGAGAAGTAGCTTCGACCGCTGGAACTTCTGGTGTTATTTATGGAGTAAGTGATCAATTGGTATATGATAACGAATCGCGTATTAACACTTTTGCTCACGTAAATTATTTGCAGGATAAAATACGTACCGGAGTTCTTTTGTGTATTAACGGAACCGGCATTTTATACAGTTGGGCAAAGAAATTATTGACAAAGGAGCTTTCCTATCCGGAAATGAATAAAATGGCGCAATCAATTTCCACAGGGAGTAATGGCCTTCGGGTTTTACCTTTTGGAAACGGAGCTGAACGTATGCTTAACAATAAGTTAGTTGGCGCACATATAGAAAACATTGATTTAAACCAACATGGAACCGCTCACATTCTGAAAGCGATGCAGGAAGGAATTGCATTTTCTTTCAGGTACGGGCTGGATATTATGAAAGAGAACGGACTTGATCCAAAAATCATTAAAGCAGGAAACTCTAATCTTTTTTTAAGTGAAGTCTTCCAGAGAGATTATGTAAACGCAACCGGAGTTCCTGTAGAACTCTATGAAAACGATGGTAGCGTGGGTGCTGCTTTGGGTGCGGGAATTGGATTAGGATATTACAAAACACCATCAGAAGCATTTAAAAATATCAGGAAAATAAAAACGATAGAGCCCGACGAAACAGCGAAATATGAGGAAATCTATCAGGAATGGAAAGAATTACAATTACTAAACAAAAAATTAAAAGCAATATAA